The Stieleria maiorica genome includes the window AAGTCGGCATTGTTAGACTGACCTACGACGAATCATCCGGTGCATCGGTGCAATCGAGAGCAGAGCCGTCGACATCGAGAATGCAATGAAATCGTTCACGACGCTGTACCTGCATTTTATGCGGAACCGTGCCAGTCGCCGTAATTTGCGGGTGCTGACCCAGTTCGCACTCTTGATGTTCGGGATGATTGCCATCTACAGCGTGATCTTTCATCACCTGATGGCGTGGGAGGGTCGACGTTTTAGTTGGATCACGGGCATCTATTGGACGTTGACGGTGATGTCCACGCTGGGGTTCGGCGACATCACGTTTCACACGGATCTGGGGCGGCTCTTTTCGATGGTCGTCTTGATGAGCGGGACGTTGTTCATGCTGATCCTGCTGCCCTTCACTTTCATTCAATTCTTCTATGCACCGTGGATGCAAGCCCAGGAAGCCGCACGGGCACCGCGTCAATTGCCCGCCAATACCGAGGGTCACGTGATTGTGACGGATTACGGCCCGGTCGAGGCAGCGTTGATCAAAAGGCTGACGCAGTTCAAATACCCGTATGTGATACTCGTGTCGGATGTCGCGGAAGCTTTGCGACTTCACGACCTGGACTTGAAAGTCGTCGTTGGTGAATTGGACGACCCTGAGACCTACCGGCTGTTGCGCACCGAAACGGCGGCACTTGTGGCCACCATCGGCACCGACGTCATCAATACCAATGTCGCCTTCACGGCACGCGAAGTCTCCGAAACGGTGCCGATCGTTGCCACCGCCGCCAACGTGGCTTCGGTCGACATTTTGGAACTTGCCGGGTGCACGCGGGTGCTGGAACTCGCTGAAATGATGGGCCGGTCGCTGGCCCGACGCGTGATCGGTCGTGACGCCAAAACACACGTCATCGGGCAGTTTGATGATCTGTTGATCGCCGAGGCCAGCGCGGCCAGAACGCCGTTGGTCGGTCGAACGCTTCGCGACATTCGTCTACGTGATCACGTCAATCTGAGCGTGTCGGGAGTCTGGGAACGGGGACGCTACCAAAACGCGGGTCCCGACACGCTCATTACCGAGAATACGATCTTGGTCATGGCGGGCACCCGTGAGCAACTCGATGAATACGACAGTCTGTTTTGTATCTATCACTTCAGCAATGTTCCGATCGTGATTATCGGGTTCGGCCGTGTCGGGTCAGCAACCGCTCGTGGCCTTGAGCAGCAGGGCATTGATTTTCGGGTGGTGGAAAAAGACGAGCGGCGCAAGCACGATGACCGAGTGATCGTAGGCGACGCGGCCGACCTGGAAATCCTGAAGCAAGCGGGGATCATGGAAACGTCTGCGGTGGTGATTACGACCCACGACGACGCGCTCAATGTTTACCTGACGTTGTATTGCCGACGGTTGCATGCGGACGTTCAGATCATCAGTCGTGCGACGCACGAACGTAATATCCATACACTTCACCGTGCCGGTGCCGATTTCGTCATCTCCGAGTCGTCTATGGGAGCCAACGTGATCTTCAATCTACTCCGACGCAGCGACGTCTTGCTGTTAGCCGAAGGGTTGGACGTTTTCAAAGTGCACGTGCCCTCGTCACTTGCCGGCAAGACGCTGGTTGAAAACGCCGTGCGGCAACGAACCGGTTGTAGCGTGATCGCCATTCAGGGCGACGAGGGACTGCTCGTCAATCCGGATCCAGACACGAAACTCCCGGCGAACGCGGAAATGTTTGTGATCGGTACCGAGGAATCGCAACAACGCTTCTTGGATTTGCACCTGGATTGATCATGGATTCCCAGTTTCGTCCGGAAAAGGTTCTTCCGGGAACTTAGTGGCAGCTCTCGGATACTCGGAGAAGCTCAAAAAATTGGCGGTTGATGTGCAGACTATCTTC containing:
- a CDS encoding potassium channel family protein translates to MKSFTTLYLHFMRNRASRRNLRVLTQFALLMFGMIAIYSVIFHHLMAWEGRRFSWITGIYWTLTVMSTLGFGDITFHTDLGRLFSMVVLMSGTLFMLILLPFTFIQFFYAPWMQAQEAARAPRQLPANTEGHVIVTDYGPVEAALIKRLTQFKYPYVILVSDVAEALRLHDLDLKVVVGELDDPETYRLLRTETAALVATIGTDVINTNVAFTAREVSETVPIVATAANVASVDILELAGCTRVLELAEMMGRSLARRVIGRDAKTHVIGQFDDLLIAEASAARTPLVGRTLRDIRLRDHVNLSVSGVWERGRYQNAGPDTLITENTILVMAGTREQLDEYDSLFCIYHFSNVPIVIIGFGRVGSATARGLEQQGIDFRVVEKDERRKHDDRVIVGDAADLEILKQAGIMETSAVVITTHDDALNVYLTLYCRRLHADVQIISRATHERNIHTLHRAGADFVISESSMGANVIFNLLRRSDVLLLAEGLDVFKVHVPSSLAGKTLVENAVRQRTGCSVIAIQGDEGLLVNPDPDTKLPANAEMFVIGTEESQQRFLDLHLD